From the Anguilla rostrata isolate EN2019 chromosome 12, ASM1855537v3, whole genome shotgun sequence genome, the window CGTGACGGACCTGCTGGGAACCTGCTTCCTCAGCCCGCTGGTGTTCGTGTGCTACGCCCGCCGCGCCTCCCTCCTGGGCCTGACGGGCGACCAGCGGCTCTGCAGCCTTTTCGCCTTCGCCATGACCTTCTTCGGCCTGGCGTCCATGCTCATCCTGTGCGCCATGGCGGTGGAGCGCTGCCTGGCGATCAGCCATCCCTATTTCTACGCCAAGTACGTGCGCCGCAGCTTCGCCAAGGCTGCCCTCCTGCTCATCTACCTGTTCACCTGCGCCTTCTGCTCCATGCCCTTCCTGGGGCTCGGCCGGCACAAGCAGTACTGCCCGGGCACCTGGTGCTTCATCAAGATGGTGGCCAGTGACgaggagccggaggaggagCGGCGCGTGCTGGCCTTCTCGCTGGCGTACGCCTCCCTCATGGCCCTGCTGATCGCCGCCGTCTTCCTCTGCAACGGCTCGGTCATCGTCAGCCTGTGCCGGATGCACCGGAGCCAGATCTCCCGCCGCAATTCGATGCTCTCCACCGGCCGCAAGCGCAAGATGAGCCTCTGGATCGGCCagggggaggaagaggtggACCACCTGGTGCTGCTGGCCTCCATGACCATCATCTTCGTCATCTGCTCGCTGCCCCTGACCGTAAGTACCCGAtctgccccctcacccctctcccgCTGTTCAGGAGGGGTATCTGGCTACAGCGCGGAGCCAGAGCTCTCAGAATAGACCTAAAATCACAGGTTGCTCccctgtgggggtggggggatgtggCAATCAGATTTTGTGAAAAGATGTCACTGCGTTGCAACCGCATTAGAGATACCCGACCTTTAGTCTAAGCCGACTTGCTTGTGATGTTTATGATCGATGTGACATTTAAGCAAACGGTGTGCACGACAGCCTGTGGGCTTGAGATGTCTACAACTACCCTCGACCCTGTCTGTGCTTCACCTCTGACCATCTTCCATTAATCTCGTTAATCTTTTTGCTCTCATTATCTGCCCACAACCGCCCATCAGTCTAAGCTCTCAACGGTTGAATGTGGACGACTATCAACATGGATGAGGTGCATGAGTAGTGCTTTACTTTTAGACCAAGGGTGTTCGATCTTATCTGATTAGGGTGGTATGGGCACACATTTGTCTTTTAGCCCAGCTTATCAAGGTCTCGATTGAAGACGATGATTggttagttgaatcaggtgctgcagtgctgggctaaaacagtGACCTGTGCCCACACCCGCCCTTGTCGGATAAGATTGAAATCccctgttttaaataaaatgcctgTTGAAAAAGTGGCATCTCTTCTGATATAACTCTTTAGTTCAGTGTTATCTCTCAACTACATTTTACTCTGGACAGAGTACATGTGATCTCGTTTGGACTTAACTGTTTGCGTTTAGTTGACCCAGAATATCTGTCTGTGTGGTGACTTAGTTTAGCAAAGTGTTATCTTGTGATCGCCAGCGCTTTATGTGCGAATGTGAATGGTCCGTTTGAAGAGGCAGTGATTCCCATGTGAAAAATGCTTTAGTATGAATACAACCAGCTCGCCCGGGTCCAGTCAACCCTTTGGGATACGAGTGTTCATTGGTGGCAGCACCGGCTACGTGTTTTCACACAGCGAACGCTGCacttttcccagaattccctccgCTTCGTATTCCCCGAAGTGTGGGTGGCAACTCCCAGTCTGTCTTCCCTGCTCGTGTAACTCAAGATGAGACCTGAACGTACAAAGATTGGGGCCTTTTCAGCGGGTGTTTATTTGGGTTTCGCTCGCATTGTCAGCACAATCGCGTGCTCTGACGTTTTTTTTACGTGCGTGCGTGATAGAGTTACTATGGAAACGAAATGGGTCTTTAAACTCGGAGCCGGTTTAAGAACAGGTATGTGTCGTTCTTTTCCTGGAGAGCCCCAGGGTTGGTTCTGATTTTTGGCTCTGATTTTCAGGGCTTCTTAGAGAGTTGCATAACCTGAGCCATAATTTTAATTAGATATCAAATCGTCTGTTGCGTTCTTGTATCTGTTTTTGAGGGCCTGCTGAAAGGTatgtctcttaaaaaaaaaaaaaaaaaaaacctgcccacCCTGGTGAACTGGAATAGGCTCCGCCCAAggaggctgctgattggttgacagTCGGGGATCGGGAGTTGCAGTCGGCCTGTCTGTCATTACCACAAAGCATTCTgctttttgtgaagaaaaacaaacaagatgtTTTATGCAGTTTCAAAGTACAGTACAATGTGCCAAAGTTGTTGGCTGATGTAAATTATACTCTTACACAACCACTGTGCATAAATCACAAATTCGAATAAGATTTATGATTATTGTCACTGTTCTTTACAGCGCTTCACACCTATGATTTTTTAACTACTAGGGTGACGGAGAACATTGGTCCTGACCTTGGCATTATCTGGGGCTGAGAGAAAGCCACTAAATGTTTTATGCAGAGAAACTAGCAGTATCCAAACAGGTGAAGTTTTGATTCCCATATAGCTGTTAATCTCATTTATAATCTGGCCTGTAATTATAGCTTTACCGTCTCCCTGGTTTCCTCCGCCAAGCTGAGTCACGCACGTGGAACAGTGGCCTAGGGGCAGTGTGCGAACATCCACCCGTGCAGCTGCTTTTCCATTCAGAAGGGCTTACTGACCTCCAGGCAAATGGCTAGGAAATTaggaaaaatgtttaattttccatGAAGGTGTTTCGTGACACGTGCGCAGGTGGTCTCGAACAAAGGCTCAGGGCACACAATCGTGGTCCCGCACAATGATGTGGCCTTTACGGGGCTGTCATAGGCACCCCCGCAcagacccggggggggggagcgaggggcCGCGCGTTCGCGAGTGCTCCCCCGTCTCGGGCCCCGTAAACAAAGGTAGACGAAGCGGCTTCTGTTACCTGTCCCGTGGCCGTGCCGGGCCCTCTAGCCGCGGAGCGCGAGGGCCCCCGGACCCGGCGACGGAACGTCACTCCGCGCGCCGCGGGAGAACAAAAGCCACCTTTTGTCCAACGTTTCCTGTCTTGGCGGCGGCCGTTTCCtgtttactgtgtgttttaCAAATTAAATCTGCTGTCACAGAGCATTGatgtgcagagagagggggagagagagagagagagagagagagagagagagatgaaaggatAATGAGCACGATGCTGTGGCGGGCAGCGCGGTCGCTGTCGTGCGTCTGCGTGAGGTACTTTTGTTCCACTCCTCCCACCATGCGGGTTAGGTTCagtggagagtctaaattgtgAGCA encodes:
- the ptgir gene encoding prostacyclin receptor, whose translation is MLPNETCENTTVVHADGNPVVSTLMFLAGVLGNLTALAILGVHQKERRAKSSVFCILVTGLAVTDLLGTCFLSPLVFVCYARRASLLGLTGDQRLCSLFAFAMTFFGLASMLILCAMAVERCLAISHPYFYAKYVRRSFAKAALLLIYLFTCAFCSMPFLGLGRHKQYCPGTWCFIKMVASDEEPEEERRVLAFSLAYASLMALLIAAVFLCNGSVIVSLCRMHRSQISRRNSMLSTGRKRKMSLWIGQGEEEVDHLVLLASMTIIFVICSLPLTICGFVSAVSPVENDQENLLAFRFSASNPIVDPWIFIIFRKAVFRYLRSLFCCRFPRGALNKSSTLNSHPGTEEPMASITLQTKTNSNLLL